One Calditrichia bacterium DNA window includes the following coding sequences:
- a CDS encoding response regulator, translated as MDESQIRLLLVDDEAIILTLFKSALQAWGYTVDIAEDGKKALQLCNENNYHIMITDLNMPNMDGMALLKRVKSRWPMMEVIVVTGYGTIETAIEAMKMGASDFILKPVNFEQVQFTIKKCYQKIKAESENQELREINAQLRSVNEMKDKFLAITNHEIRTPLTIIKGYLEILEMIMESDDPEIAETIDIIRRTTLDLNSTVERMHALSRANQITWQGRKESVDLKEFLIKIREDMSGLFKHRNITLTVQTPEKQQFVMGTTPSIRIILQELLQNALKFTPDEGKVIVSVKEKDEHFVISVQDTGIGIPYEKQDLIFSDFYEVQDTINHKTSKAEFMGGGMGIGLSLVKEVVTSLRGQIELESEPNVGSTFKVYLQKATLPEMQD; from the coding sequence CACATTATTCAAAAGCGCCCTGCAAGCGTGGGGTTACACCGTAGATATTGCTGAAGACGGCAAAAAAGCCCTGCAACTGTGCAACGAGAATAATTACCATATTATGATCACGGATTTAAACATGCCAAATATGGATGGCATGGCGCTGTTGAAGCGTGTAAAATCCCGCTGGCCGATGATGGAAGTGATCGTTGTTACCGGTTATGGCACTATTGAAACCGCCATCGAAGCGATGAAAATGGGAGCGTCCGATTTTATTTTGAAGCCGGTAAACTTTGAACAAGTGCAGTTTACCATTAAAAAATGTTATCAGAAAATTAAAGCCGAGAGCGAAAATCAGGAGTTGCGGGAAATTAATGCCCAGTTGCGCTCGGTGAACGAAATGAAAGATAAATTTCTGGCGATCACCAATCACGAAATCCGGACACCGCTGACGATTATCAAAGGGTATCTGGAAATTTTGGAAATGATAATGGAATCCGATGATCCGGAAATTGCTGAAACCATCGATATTATCCGGCGAACCACGCTGGATTTAAACAGCACTGTTGAACGGATGCATGCCCTCAGCCGGGCCAATCAAATCACCTGGCAGGGGCGGAAAGAATCTGTCGATTTAAAGGAATTTCTCATAAAAATTCGCGAAGATATGAGCGGATTGTTTAAACATCGCAATATTACATTAACGGTTCAAACACCGGAAAAACAACAATTTGTGATGGGAACTACGCCCAGCATTCGCATCATTTTGCAGGAGTTGTTGCAAAACGCTCTCAAATTTACGCCGGATGAAGGCAAAGTAATCGTATCTGTAAAAGAGAAAGATGAGCACTTTGTGATTTCTGTTCAGGATACGGGCATCGGCATTCCGTATGAAAAACAGGACCTCATTTTTTCCGATTTTTATGAAGTGCAGGATACTATCAACCACAAAACATCCAAAGCTGAATTTATGGGCGGCGGAATGGGTATCGGATTATCGCTGGTTAAAGAAGTGGTGACTTCGCTGCGTGGCCAAATTGAGCTCGAAAGCGAACCGAACGTCGGATCAACCTTCAAAGTATATCTGCAAAAAGCGACGCTGCCGGAAATGCAGGATTAA